TAATAACCTGAACGGCTGCAACGTGAGGCGAAGTGAGAATCACGCCATTGTGGGTCACGGAGAGTCCACTACTCCCGTGGTTAGCCAAGAGTTCGGCACTTGACTGCAACCGATAGCCAAGTCTCAGCTTGGGATTTTTTTGCGCCCTCAATGTCGCCCAGACCGTAAGAAGGCCAACGCCCAACGTCACCGCGATCCCGACCAGCGTCATGATCGTTTGACTCACTTCGCTTGCGATGGTCACCATGACAGCAGATTGAAGCATGCTAACGGCCTTGCAGACAGGGCGAGTTGAAGCACTTCAGTTCGGTTCATCACCCCGCGCAGGAAAAGCCCTTGCTGACCTCAGGAATCCACTCACATGCCCACCGCAGAGCCAAGGGAGGTCACTCCCTAGGGCCGGTGGTACCAGGGACGCTATAGCGCGCCCCTGGACCCCGCCCAGCGTGGCAACCTCACGCGCGAATGCGGCTTTCGTCGTGGTCCATGTCCGTGCGCGCGTGAGGTCACCACGCACGTAACCAGCAGCTTTCCCCCGTCGAGTGGTACCGGTCCCGACCTCCCGCAGCGTGCCGGCCAACGCGCGCCCAGGGAGGCTGGGTCCCTACCTCCGGCAGGTATCCGCATGCCGCTGAGCTGCAAACCTCGCCGGGCCTATACCCGTGATCAGGATCGGACGCGGACACCCCTCACACCGGATGAACTCCCCGCGCCTGTCAGTCTCGATCCACACACGCGAGCCCGCCGCCGTCCGCCAGTCGTCACGCCGCCCCATGCCGTAACTCCCCCTCCCTCTCATCCTCCATCCGCTGAAACTTGACCACCCTGCCCGCTGGTCCGGCCGATGCCCCACGCAACCGCCGAGCGACCAGCCGCGCTCCCTCCGGGCGGAGCCACACCACCGGTTCACCATGCGCGCCCACATGCGCCACCGCCCGAACCAGCCGCACGTCTACACCCAGCTCCGCCAGGGCCGCGTTCAACTCCTCGGCAACTTCTTTCGCCTGCCGCCACGGTGACACGTAGTCAACTCCCGCAACGAACAAGGCGTCATCGAGGCCGCCGTACCCCCCACTGTCCGGCGACGCGTCCTCTGTCATTGCTCAACTCACCCCAGCCCCAGCCGTCTTGGTCAGATACGACCGGCCTTCCCCGCCATGCCGAACGCTTGTGCAAATCGAAAACAGGACACGCAGTCTACTTCGAGCCCTCCCGCATACGCACGGGTACGGTCTGTCAACTCGGGAAACCGCTCGCATCAACACGCCCCCCTCACTTTGCACTTACGCTGCGATCACATGCCAACGACATAGGACAAGCGACGGCCCCCTCTCCGCCGAAGCCGAGAAGGGGCCGCAAGGTCACCTTTCCTAAATCGGGTTAGTACAAGTACGCGTCCGTTACCCAACCGACGTAGCCGCCCGGCAGCCCACCCGCCGAATCACTCTGCAACATGATCAAGTCCCACTGCTGCCCGCCACTGACGCGCGTGGACGTGATGACCTGCACCTGCTCGCCCGCATAGATCTGACCCAGTATCAGTGAATCCGTACCCGGCCCCATACGCACCCGGAGCCCATCCACGGTCGCCGTACGCGTCACCGCGTAGTTGACGGACTCGGCCACCGCACCGTGGACCGACGACGGAGCCGACGCACTCACCGCCGGCCCGGACGGACCCGACGGAACCGCCGCCGACGCCACCGAGGCGCCCACCAGGCCGACACCAGCCACCAGCGCTCCAGACACAACCAGCGACCGCAGAACCTTGCCACCCATGATCAACTTCCCTTTCGCTCGAAACAGCATGAGCGGTCCGGTTTCGCACTACGCGAAGCCCATCCACTCATCCGGATGAGTTGCCAGCATCGGGCACTCACCTCAGGCCGGTCAACCACTTATCCGGATGAGTTTGGAGAGGTCGAGCAAGTGATGGCAGAAAACAAAGAAGCCCCGCCCGCACGCCACAGGGGGAAGCGCACGGGCGGGGCGGTGTGGCGACGTTCGGGGAACGCGTCGCCGTCTGGCACACGGATGGTGGAGAGACTCCTGTGTGCCGGGCTTTACAGGGCGCCCATGGATGCCTGCCATCGTCCGCGTGACAGGTGGCAGACGCCATCGGGCGTGATCCGGACTTGCGAGCCGAGCAGCGGCAACGCTCCTTCCGCGTTGAGCCTGTTGCGGATGCGCTCAAGTGCTTCCCACAGTCGTTGCGGGCCGCCCTGGTGCACTTCCGGCGGGTCTGTCCACTCGGCGGAGGCGCGAGCCCATGAACCGTCCGGGTGCACCAGGTAGGCGGTTCGAGTTCGGCCGGTTGTCTCGTAGCCGAGTTCGACGCCCGGTGTGGTGACTTCCAGCATGGATCGCAGTTCCCATGCGTTGGCCACGTCCACCACGGGGTAGCGCCCGGTGCTCCTCTGTTCTCCCTCAGCCTCGCGGGCGAGGGAGAACAGCTGTGCAAGGGCGGGCGGGTAGTCGTCACCGGACCGGGTGAGCATGAAGCCCGCCATGTCCCGTTCCACCTGCCCGATCACGTCCCCGTTCGCGTGCTTCCACCCGGTGACGATCAGGGAGGTTCGCGCAAGGGTGGTTGCGATGCGTCCCCCAGGCACCAGGGCCGCGAGAACAGCCCGCAATCCAGGACCAGGCGGAAGCGCCACGGTGCACACGATGCGCTCGTACGTGCCGGGCACATGCTCGGTGGCGTCCGCTGTGACGAACTTCGGGTGGTAGCCCATGGACGCGAGCCGTTCCCCCGCCGCGCTCGTCAGGTACGAGTCCACGTCCAGACTCGTCACGCACCGGTCCCCGATGCGGTGCGACGCGTACGCCGTGAGTCCACCGGCCCCCGTGCCCAAGTCCAGGAGAGGCAGTCCGTCCCAGAGCCGGACATGCCGGAGCATGCGCACGACCAGACTCGGCAGCGTGGCCGACGAGGTGGGCATTCCCGAAGGCTGGTCACCGGGCTTCGCGAGGTCGGCATGGAGCGTGCCGACCCTGGTGATCAGGGAACGGTCGGCGTAAGCAGCTTCGGTCCACGCGTGCGTGTCGCTCGGCCCGTCCCGCAGCACCCACCCGCCCGAGTCGTCCACCTCCCACCAACGGGGAACCAGCTCGTGACGAGGAACACGGGCCACGGGAGCCAGCCATCGGGAGTCAGGGTCCGTCACCCGGTGCGCGAGCCGTTCCGCTTGCTGGTTCCATTCCATGCTGCCGAGCCTTTCAGTGGTCAGTACGCGGGGTCACACGCTGTCGTGTTCGCGGGATCGCAGTCGTTCGAGTCGTCTGGGCCGCAGGCAGCGCGCGGGGCGGGGATGCGCGCTGCGAGTTCCGCCCACTTCGGGCCCCTGAGCAGGTCGGCGAGCCGAGTTTCCCGCACGTTGCCCGCCGGGAAGTCGCGCGACAGCACACAGCCGGCGAGGTCTCCGTTCGGCAGGATCGCCGCGCGGCCACGAGTGCACCGCCCGCACATCTCGTCCAGCGCCGGGGCGACTCCGGGAAGTTGTGCCCGTCCGACCGCGCGCACTCGATCCGTGTTGATGTGCTTCACGCCCATGGATTCCAGCTCTGAGCGAGCCTCGGTGACGTGCTGCCCCGGCAGGACATCTACGATCCCGGCTCGAACCGTGATCCCACGCATGACCGCTTCCCGGATGTTGCACCGGGTACGGGCGTAGCTCCCTCGCCGACCGGTGATCTTGTCGTGCTCTTCGGGATCGTTGCTGTAGTAACTGGTGCCCAGCGTCACGCCGTCCCGCTCGAACACCTCCCACCAGTCCGGCGCCACATAGAACAGGTTGGAGTACACCTCCACGTGCAGTCCGAGCGAGAGTCCGAGTTCCGTGAACTCCCGCCAGTACGGGTGAACAGTCGGCTCCCCGCCGATGAGCTGAATGGTTCGGATGCCGAGCGCGGCAGCGTCCGTGATGACCGCGCGCCAGTCCGCCGGGGTCATGGAGCCGTGCGTGGCCTGCGGGCTGGACTCTGACAGACAGTGCGTACAGGTGAGCTGGCACTTACCGGTGATCTCCAGCTCAAGCGACCTGATACCCAGGACCGGGGCGTTCGTGGGGCTCTCCATGATGGCTGTCACGGCTGCACTCCTTCGCGTCGGATCGTGCGCTAACGTGCCTCGCCCCCCCTCTAGGGGTACGTCGTGTGCGTGTTCACCCTCGTGCCAGGAGAGAGAGGGGGCTCTTCCTGACTCAGCTACAAGGGGGTGGTGCCCGTGTCCGGGGTCGGACCGGATGTCAGCCCACGCGGCCGTTGATTTTCGCGATTGGGCTGTCTCACGGGCGCTCTGTCGCACATTCGCTGTTCCCCCCGCTTGAGGATCACTCAATGAAGGAGAGCGACAGAGACGTGGTGCCCGCCCTGACCGAAGTGCAGGAGGAAAGGCTCATCCGGTCAGGGCGGGGGCTAATTGGGCTTGCTGCTGAGCCGCTCGATCACTCCGGCACCTTCGGCTAGGACCCTGCGGCGCAGGGCATCTGTCTTGGGGTCACGCAGGGCCCACGAGTGTTCGCGGGGGTGATGCCGGTAGAGCATGCACGCTTCTTCGTCGTCCGATCCGTCAGAGATCTCGCAGTGCCTCAGCGACTCAAACCGCATCGTTCCGTCCGGTGTCCAGCGCGCCCACAGTCCTTCGTGCGGCTTGTGCTCTCGCCAGTCCCATACGTAGTCGGCGTGTTCACCCTCGTGCCAGAGTCCGAGTTCGCATCGGGCCGTGGCGGGGGCGTCCTCACAGTCCTCGCCAGTGACCCGCTTCTGTCCAGCGAGTATCGCTATCAACAGTTCGGTGAAGGCCACTTCGGCCGTGGCCGTGCACTGACGCATAGCGGCGGTCGGCAGTAGCCGCATACCGCGCTTCATGCCCTTACCTCCATGGGTTTTCGGCGACTACGTACAGGGGGTGTGACAGTCCGCCGATCCGGTGTGTAAGTGATTCGCCCGGCCACCGGTCAGGCTCCGCAGACATCCGCACCGGCCAGACGGACAGGGTGTATGTGCAGTCCGGATCAGTGGCCGTCACGAAGAGCGGGTGCCCGCCCTTGATGTGCTCGCGTGCTTCGCGTTCCTCGTTGAGATCGTTGGCCCACCGCCGCAGTTCCGTGGGGCAGTCGTGAACGGGTGCCGCTTCGCATTCGGCCGGGGTGGGAAACCACGGCGAGCGTCCCGGATCGGGGTCGAGCCGGTCAGCCATGCGCAGTGCCTCGCCGCGAAGCCACCGGATCACCAGCACAGGGGAAAAGCTCTGAAACGTGCCTAAGACGTACTGCACACTCTCCCCAGTGCCGTACACCGGCCCTTCCGCGCGTACCTCTGCGCGGTAGCCCGCTGGCTGTGGTTTGCCGCTCGTGCCGAGCCCTGCTGTCAGATCAGAGCGCACGCCGGTTCTCCTTCTCCACGAGGGGACGAAGGCGCCGCATGGTCGGGCTGAACGATCGATCGTCGGGGCCGCTGTACTTCGGCGGGGTGTCGGCAACGCTGTCATGGGTCTCGGGGCACTCGGGGTAGCCGCACTGGCACGACGGAAAAGCGACAGGCGAAGCGGGCGCGAGGTCTGTTCCTTCCGGAAATTCGGCGTTCACTCCTTCACCCCCTCGCCTGTACGTCGGTGCGGGTGCTGCCCGATGATCCGGTTGAACTCCCGCGCCGTTCGGTCAGCGCCACGTGCGTGCGCGGATGTGCGGCCGCTGTGCGCCGCCTTGCAGGTCACGCACCCGCCAACGGCAACGGCAACGGATTCAAGATCAGGCATCGGGACGGCCGGAGCGGACGTCGTCTCTTCGCTTCGGATCACAGGGAGCAACCTCTCCAGCCCAGCGAGCGTCGCTTTCAAGTTGGCGCGCGTCGGCACGGCGTACGGCCCCCTACGGACACCAACGGGATACGGCGCCCACTGGTTGAGCCACGTTTCGGCGGGCTCCATGCGGAGCCGCCAGAAACCGCCGGCTACTACGAGCGCTGCCAGCTCCGGCCTGTCGTCAGCCCAAGGCGGAGCCGTTCCCTGATCGGACACGACCGCTCCTCTCCGTAGTGCCGCCACTACCAAGCAGGTTCAGCGTGGCCCACACCTGGGAACACTTCAACTTGCCGGAAAGGAACGAAAGGTTGGTGTAACAACCCTTGAATCGCAAGGAGTTGAACCCTGATGCCTCGCCTCAAGCGGCTTACGGGGCGCGTTTACGCAGTCTGCGAGAAGCGCGCGGCTGGACCCAAGATGACCTTGCCGAACGCATGGAATATTCCAGTGTGCATATTTCAGCGGTTGAAACTGGGCGGAAGTCTCCAACCCTTCGTTTCTCGCGTAGTGCAGACCACGCCTTCGGCATCGAGGGTGCAGACACGTTCGAGCGCCAGTTCCGTGAACTTCGTCAGGGCTCCTTGCTGGAGGGCTTCCCCGAGTACGTCGGGCACGAGGGCCGAGCAGCGGAAATCCGGCTGTTTGAGATCGGGATCATCCCTGGGCTTCTCCAGACACCGGAGTACGCAGAGGTGCTTGCAGACAGCGCCGTCAAGCGAGGAGCGATCACCGCCGAGCAGGCGCACGAGCGGGTGACGCTCGTCGCCGAACGGCAAGCCGCACTCGTCCGCCCGTCTTCACCTCTGGTTTTCGTGATGCTGGATGAAAGCTGTATCCGCCGGCCCATCGGCGAGCCCGCCGTCATGGACGCTCAGTTGGAGCGTCTGGCCGAGTTCGCCGAGCTGCCGAACACCGTGCTTCAGGTCGCCCCGTACGACATGGGGGCGCGTCGGACGTTCAATCTGCCGCTCTACATCCTGACGATGCCAGACCGCTCCCTCATGTCGTACGCCGAGTCCGCGCACCGAGGCCATCTTGAGCGGGAAAGCTCGTTCGTACTGCCCTTGTTGGCGGCCTACCATCAACTACAGGCCGAAGCCTGCTCGCAGGCGGCATCTGTGGCCATGATCAACCAGTTGCGAAAGGGCACCCCGTGACGACCGAATCCCCTCGTTGGTTCAAGTCCTCGTACAGCGACAACGGCGGCGCTTGCGTGGAGGTCGCCGGAAACCTCGTCGCCTCACGCGGCGTGGTACCCGTCCGTGACTCCAAGAACTCAAGCGGCCCGGTTCTGAGCTTCCCCACCGATGCGTTCTCGTCCTTCGTGGCGGGCGTCAAGGCCCGAGAGCTCGGCGCCTTCTGACCACCATCCGCAGCGCCATCGAAGGCCCTTCAGGCCAACCCGTGGACTGATTCGCGAGAGCCTCTGCCATACCTCTGGCAGGGGCTCTCGTCATGTCTGCCGTGTGCCCCGCCGTGAGCAGCCAGGCGCCCGTTCGGCATGCCGAACTGATCGGCATCACTGATCACTTTGACCTGATTGATCGATTTCACCTACGACAGGAGCATCTGACAGGGTTACACCTGTCCAACCCAAGCAACACCTGAAGGGCCTGTACGTGCTTACTGTCGGTGACCAGTTCCCTGACTTCGACCTCATGGCATGCGTCTCCCTGGAGAAGGGCAAGGAGTTCGAGCGGATCGACGCCGAATGGCTTAAGCTCAACCGGGAAAAGAAGGGTTGGTTGGTGGTCTTCGCCTGGCCGAAGGACTTCACCTTCGTCTGCCCGACCGAGATCGCGGCCTTCGGCAAGCTGAACGAGGAGTTCGCCGACCGCGACGCGCAGGTCCTCGGCTTCTCCGGTGACTCGGAGTTCGTCCACCACGCCTGGCGCAAGGACCACGACGACCTGCGCGACCTGCCGTTCCCGATGATGGCCGACTCCAGGCACGAGCTGATGCGCGACCTCGGCATCGAGGGCGAGGACGGCTTCGCCAAGCGCGCCGTCTTCATCGTCGACCAGAACAACGAGATCCAGTTCTCCATGGTGACCGCCGGCTCCGTCGGCCGTAACCCCAAGGAGGTCCTGCGGGTCCTGGACGCCCTGCAGACGGACGAGCTGTGCCCGTGCAACTGGACCAAGGGCGAGGACACCCTGGACCCGGTCAAGCTGCTTGCCGGAGAGTGAGTGACATGTCCCTCGACTCCCTGAAGTCCCGCATACCGGACTACGCCAAGGACCTGAAGCTCAACCTGGGCTCGGTCATCGGCAACTCCGACCTCCCGGCGCAGCAGCTGTGGGGCACGGTCCTCGCCACCGCGATCGCCTCGCGCTCCCCGATCGTGCTGCGCGAGCTGGCGCCGGAGGCGAAGGCGAACCTCACGCCGGAGGCGTACAACGCGGCGAAGTCCGCGGCCGCGGTGATGGCGATGAACAACGTCTTCTACCGGACCCGGCACCTGCTGTCCGACCACGAGTACGGCAGCCTGCGCGCCGGGCTCCGTATGAACGTCATCGGCAACCCCGGTGTCGACAAGGTCGACTTCGAGCTGTGGTCCTTCGCGGTGTCCGCCATCAACGGCTGCGGCCTGTGCCTCGACTCGCACGAGCAGGTACTGCGCAAGGCGGGCGTGGACCGCGAGACGGTCCAGGAGGCGTTCAAGATCGCGTCCGTCGTTCAGGCGGTCGGTGTCACGCTGGATGCCGAGGCCGTGCTCTCCGAGTAGGCCGAAGGGTTGGCCGAAGGGTTGGCCGAAGAGTAGGCCGAACCACGTCGAGGGCCTCGCTCACTGCTGGTGGGCGGGGCCCTCCGCGCTGTCCTGGGCGTCCCCGGAGGCCGCGCGCCCGGACCCCGCTTCCGCCGGAACGGCCTTGTCCGCAAGCGTCGGACGCGGCTGTCGAGGCACCGTCTCCTGCGAATACGCCCGCAGATACCCCACGATCGTGTTCGAAACCGCCACCAGCGGTACGGCCACCACCGCCCCGCCGATCCCCGCCACCATGCCGCCGGCCGCCACCGACAGCACCACCGCCAGCGGGTGGACGCGGACCGCGCGCCCGAGGATGAACGGCTGCAGGACGTGGCCCTCGATCTGCTGCACGGCGAGGACGACGGCGAGCGTCATGACCGCGGTGAACACGCCCTGCGTCACCAGGGCCACCACCACCGCCAACGCGCCGGAGGCCACCGCGCCGACGAGCGGGATGAAGGAGAACAAGAAGATGAAGACGGCCAGCGGGACGGCCATCGGCACATCGAGGAAGTAGATGCCGATGCCGATGAAGACGGCGTCGATCAGGGCGACGAGGACCGTGCCGCGTACATACGCCGTGAGCGTCTCCCACGCGCGCGGGCCGGCGCCGGCGACGCCCGGCCGGGCCGCGGCGGGCACCAGCTTCAGCGTCCACTCCCAGATGCGCTTGCCGTCGTAGAGCAGGAAGAGGGTCGAGAAGGCGGCCAGCAGAATGCCGGTGAGGGCCTCGACGACGACCGTGACGCCTTCCAGACCGGCGGAGGTGATCTCGTCGGTGTTGGCGCCGATCGCCTCCCTGAGGTTCTCGGCGATCTCGTTGATCTGCTTGTCGGTGACGTGGAAGGGGCTGTTGAGCAGCCAGTTGCGCAGCTCGTCGATGCCGTCCTGGATCTGGTCGGAGAGGTTGTCGATGTTCTCCATGACCTGCCAGGTCACGAACCAGCCCATCAGCCCGATGACGACGAACCCGAGGACCGCGGTCAGGGCGGTGGCGAGCCCGCGTGGCACACCGCGCCGCCTCAGCCACGCCACCGAGGGCTGCATCAGCGCGGTGAGGAGCAGCGCGATGACGAAGGCCAGCACGACGAGTTGTACGGCGCTGATGACCCGCATCAGCACCCAAACTGTGCCGGCCAGCACCAGCAGCCGCCAGCCGGCCTCCGCCGCGACCCGGACGCCCCACGGCACGACCTGTGCGGGGTCGGGGCGGGGCGGCGGAGCCGAGGGCGCGTAGTCGGGGGGCCGGGGAACGTGGTCGGCGGGCGGCGAGAGGGTGTCGTCGGCGGAGGGCTCAGGCGCGGCCTCGACGGCGGACCTCCGCACCGGCTGGAGCTCGTCGCTCTCCCGTTCCACCGCGGCGCGGCGCTCGTCCAACCGTTCGCTCATCTCGGTCAGTCCGGCGCTGAGCCGACCGAGCCACCCTGGCACTCGCGACATGATCCGCCCTCTTCCCCGTCTCTCCCCACCACTCCCCCCTGGAGTCGTCCGTCCGACCGTACATGCGTCACCGGAGAACAGCGAAAGCCCCTCACCACAAAGACGGTGAGAGGCTTCGCAGGGTTGAACCACGCCCTAAGGGGCGCGGGGCTGCATCGAATATGCGGCTCCGCCGCGCGGGCGCGACCAGCCACGACGGCGCCGCAGCCAAATGACGGCCTATCGCGGCCCCCTCAGCGGAGCGCCTAGTACCAGCGGTTGGCCTGCCAGAACGACCAAGCGCCGCAGGGACTGTCGTAGCGCTCGTTCATGTAGTTCAGGCCCCACTTGATCTGGGTGGCCGGGTTCGTCTGCCAGTCCGAGCCGACGGACGACATCTTGGAACCGGGCAGCGCCTGGAAGAGGCCGTAAGCACCCGAGGAGGCGTTGACCGCCTGGTAGTTCCAGCTGGACTCGTGGTCCACGATGTTGCTGAAGCACTGGAACTGGTCGCTCGGCACCATCTGGCGCGCCATCGCCTGGATCTCCGCGATGCTGTACGAGCCCTGGATGGGGAAGTCCGCGGAGGAGGACTGGGAGGCCTTCGCCTCGGCCTCTTCGCGCTCCTTGGCTTCCTGCGCCGCCTTCTCGGCGGCTTCCTTCTTCTCGATCGCGGTCTGGGCGGCGGCCTTGCGGGCCGACTCCTCAGCGTCCTTCTTGGCGCTCACGTCCGCGGCGATGGCCTGTACGTTGGCCTGCGCCGTCAGGGACTCGCTCTGCACCTGGGCCTGCTGGCCCGCGGGTATGTCCGCGAGGAGCGTCGAATCGGCAGCCGTCGCCTCGGCGTCGTTGTTCTGCGCGGTGCTGCCCGAGGCAACACCGACGACGCTTCCGACAGCGGTGACCGCGGTGGCCGAGGCCACTGCGAATCCCCTGACCGAAATCGGACTCACACGGTTTCCTTCCAGCATCGCCCGCTTCGGTGACCCTGGCGGACGCAATCGTGCCCCTTGCGCTGGCCTCCCAACTGCGGGGTCACGGGAGGCACGGACCCGGTGGGCAACTCCCGTGTAGGAGAGCGCCGCGTGGTAACTCGGGCGGCATACGACGGCAGTATGGAGTTGGTGGTGGTGTTGCTGTGGTGCCGTACCGCTGGGGGTACAGGTGTGTCGTATGCGGGGCCTGACAGGAGTGAGACTCTGCCGTAACCAGACGCCGCAAGGCAATTCTGTGTTGAGTGTGAAAGCTCACACCTCGTTTGCCCCAGGGGTTTTTCGGAAAGCCGCACACGCCGAGGCGCCGCCCGGATAGGCTCACTGCCTTTCCGAACGGCGCCAACCAACGAGTAGCTACCGCAAGTTGAGCACTTGGGTCAGATCTGCCCGTCCTCCAGCATTTCGGTCACAAGGGCGGCAATCTGGGACCTCTCGGACCGCGTCAGCGTGACGTGGGCGAAAAGTGGATGCCCCTTCAGCTTCTCCACGACGGCGACGACACCGTCGTAGCGCCCGACCCTCAGATTGTCCCGCTGGGCCACGTCATGGGTGAGAACCACCCGCGAATTGGCGCCAATTCGGGACAGAACAGTCAGCAGGACATTCCTTTCCAGCGACTGTGCCTCGTCCACGATCACGAACGCGTCGTGC
Above is a window of Streptomyces sp. DT2A-34 DNA encoding:
- a CDS encoding AI-2E family transporter, whose product is MSRVPGWLGRLSAGLTEMSERLDERRAAVERESDELQPVRRSAVEAAPEPSADDTLSPPADHVPRPPDYAPSAPPPRPDPAQVVPWGVRVAAEAGWRLLVLAGTVWVLMRVISAVQLVVLAFVIALLLTALMQPSVAWLRRRGVPRGLATALTAVLGFVVIGLMGWFVTWQVMENIDNLSDQIQDGIDELRNWLLNSPFHVTDKQINEIAENLREAIGANTDEITSAGLEGVTVVVEALTGILLAAFSTLFLLYDGKRIWEWTLKLVPAAARPGVAGAGPRAWETLTAYVRGTVLVALIDAVFIGIGIYFLDVPMAVPLAVFIFLFSFIPLVGAVASGALAVVVALVTQGVFTAVMTLAVVLAVQQIEGHVLQPFILGRAVRVHPLAVVLSVAAGGMVAGIGGAVVAVPLVAVSNTIVGYLRAYSQETVPRQPRPTLADKAVPAEAGSGRAASGDAQDSAEGPAHQQ
- a CDS encoding peroxiredoxin, which translates into the protein MLTVGDQFPDFDLMACVSLEKGKEFERIDAEWLKLNREKKGWLVVFAWPKDFTFVCPTEIAAFGKLNEEFADRDAQVLGFSGDSEFVHHAWRKDHDDLRDLPFPMMADSRHELMRDLGIEGEDGFAKRAVFIVDQNNEIQFSMVTAGSVGRNPKEVLRVLDALQTDELCPCNWTKGEDTLDPVKLLAGE
- a CDS encoding transglycosylase SLT domain-containing protein, which encodes MSPISVRGFAVASATAVTAVGSVVGVASGSTAQNNDAEATAADSTLLADIPAGQQAQVQSESLTAQANVQAIAADVSAKKDAEESARKAAAQTAIEKKEAAEKAAQEAKEREEAEAKASQSSSADFPIQGSYSIAEIQAMARQMVPSDQFQCFSNIVDHESSWNYQAVNASSGAYGLFQALPGSKMSSVGSDWQTNPATQIKWGLNYMNERYDSPCGAWSFWQANRWY
- a CDS encoding alkyl hydroperoxide reductase; translated protein: MSLDSLKSRIPDYAKDLKLNLGSVIGNSDLPAQQLWGTVLATAIASRSPIVLRELAPEAKANLTPEAYNAAKSAAAVMAMNNVFYRTRHLLSDHEYGSLRAGLRMNVIGNPGVDKVDFELWSFAVSAINGCGLCLDSHEQVLRKAGVDRETVQEAFKIASVVQAVGVTLDAEAVLSE
- a CDS encoding methyltransferase domain-containing protein, with the protein product MEWNQQAERLAHRVTDPDSRWLAPVARVPRHELVPRWWEVDDSGGWVLRDGPSDTHAWTEAAYADRSLITRVGTLHADLAKPGDQPSGMPTSSATLPSLVVRMLRHVRLWDGLPLLDLGTGAGGLTAYASHRIGDRCVTSLDVDSYLTSAAGERLASMGYHPKFVTADATEHVPGTYERIVCTVALPPGPGLRAVLAALVPGGRIATTLARTSLIVTGWKHANGDVIGQVERDMAGFMLTRSGDDYPPALAQLFSLAREAEGEQRSTGRYPVVDVANAWELRSMLEVTTPGVELGYETTGRTRTAYLVHPDGSWARASAEWTDPPEVHQGGPQRLWEALERIRNRLNAEGALPLLGSQVRITPDGVCHLSRGRWQASMGAL
- a CDS encoding radical SAM protein; the encoded protein is MTAIMESPTNAPVLGIRSLELEITGKCQLTCTHCLSESSPQATHGSMTPADWRAVITDAAALGIRTIQLIGGEPTVHPYWREFTELGLSLGLHVEVYSNLFYVAPDWWEVFERDGVTLGTSYYSNDPEEHDKITGRRGSYARTRCNIREAVMRGITVRAGIVDVLPGQHVTEARSELESMGVKHINTDRVRAVGRAQLPGVAPALDEMCGRCTRGRAAILPNGDLAGCVLSRDFPAGNVRETRLADLLRGPKWAELAARIPAPRAACGPDDSNDCDPANTTACDPAY
- a CDS encoding DUF397 domain-containing protein, coding for MTTESPRWFKSSYSDNGGACVEVAGNLVASRGVVPVRDSKNSSGPVLSFPTDAFSSFVAGVKARELGAF
- a CDS encoding Scr1 family TA system antitoxin-like transcriptional regulator; this translates as MNRKELNPDASPQAAYGARLRSLREARGWTQDDLAERMEYSSVHISAVETGRKSPTLRFSRSADHAFGIEGADTFERQFRELRQGSLLEGFPEYVGHEGRAAEIRLFEIGIIPGLLQTPEYAEVLADSAVKRGAITAEQAHERVTLVAERQAALVRPSSPLVFVMLDESCIRRPIGEPAVMDAQLERLAEFAELPNTVLQVAPYDMGARRTFNLPLYILTMPDRSLMSYAESAHRGHLERESSFVLPLLAAYHQLQAEACSQAASVAMINQLRKGTP
- a CDS encoding SH3 domain-containing protein; its protein translation is MGGKVLRSLVVSGALVAGVGLVGASVASAAVPSGPSGPAVSASAPSSVHGAVAESVNYAVTRTATVDGLRVRMGPGTDSLILGQIYAGEQVQVITSTRVSGGQQWDLIMLQSDSAGGLPGGYVGWVTDAYLY